In the Arachis ipaensis cultivar K30076 chromosome B04, Araip1.1, whole genome shotgun sequence genome, TTTTACATTTTAGCCAAAAATAACAGAATTAAAACGGTAAGAAGCAGTCTAAGAGAGACTTCTTGTGTGCACAAGAAATGGCATCTGGAAAACAATGCAAGGAGATTGCCATAGCCTAGGTACAAGACTTCCCTATCTCCTTCATCCATTTTGTGATCAATGGCTTCTAAAACAGAAGGTGTTGGTGTTCCCGTAAGAATATGTACGAAAGCACTGGCAAAAGTTTTGCGAACGGTTCTCTGTAATCGTTGATTTAACTTGTGTAATTGTAATCCACGCCCACGTACAAGTAGAACGATACTTTTCTTCACATTTTTCTTCCATGCCTGAATAAAAGATAACAAACATGCCTAGTCTTTGACGTGAATGACTTGATGCTACAATTTCTACGTGTTATAGTATTGAGTTTCCATTTTATTAAATCCCCATAATCCTAGACAAATAATTAGCTTCCTTATTATAATACTCTCattttttagtatatatatttgGATATTTCATATTCAGATATATTAATTAATAGAAAGGGTGAGAATGGCAGGTACCTGGAATCTCTAATGGTAGTTTGAAATCTTGATGGAAAGGATCTCCTGCCAAGCTTAGGATCATTTCTCTTGTCTTGTATTCTTGATAGGGTGCATGCCTTGGCCACAGGAACCTGCTCCTTTTCCCTTCTGATGTGGGTGCTCTCCTTATCTtcgtcttcttctccttctccttcttcaatGCACTCATCGGTTGAAATGTATATTAAGGAAAGGAATACAAGCAGCATGTTCAGATCCGCAAGGGACGTGTTTGGCTGCTGCTGCGTTTGTGTTTGTGAATGTGAATGTAAATGTAAATGGAACTCTccatctttctcttcttccaaCCCATAATCTCCCCCGGTAATCACTCTTTCTTTCTCTGCCTCTCCCATGTTTACAAATTTGTTTTACTATATGCAATTATTATTACTTATTATTGTAACGCGTGCTTTATAACGTTCATGCTTAATTCAAACTTGTTTTCTTTTGGAATAAACAGGTCATGATACAACAATGCATGCCCACCAAAAGGCAGATCCTAAATTGAGTTACAAGAAATATGGATAAATTTCTTTCTCAAATCCATGGTTCCGATTTTATATTCTCCTATTTCAGAATGAGAGGTACTTATCAATCACTTCCTTTGGTTCATAATAATCCAACACAAACGAGGGGGAAAACGGGGCAACAAAACAGCTAAACtactagattttttatttttatattaatactTTTGGTTATATTATATTagattaatttatttttggtcaccaaaaaaagattaatttatttttggtgtttttttattttccaatttaaaagaatatatttttttaacttNNNNNNNNNNNNNTACCAAACTTATTTAATATttcatttaattaaattttatttttaactttaaaataaattttaattttattctttaacaatattaatttttataatagataattattcaatttttttaatcacatttaagtaaattatttttgctcacattactttcattctaagtacattttatttttaattttactcttaaagatttttactcgTCATAAAATACTTGTAGAATGATTAGtagataaatttttgaaaaagaaaaaaaaatgttacatgtacaataaaatataaattgtatctttttgtctctaatgtaccaaacttctttaatgtttaatttaattaaactttatttttattttaaaataaatttaattttatcattcaataatatcaatttttatggtaaataattattcaattaatttttggtttaattattttattggtcctatagttttaccaaatttttaattaggtctttatactttttttttcaattgggtctTTATATCATATTAAATTTTGTAACTAAGTCCCTATTGTGACAAAAAAGCTGGAATTAATGGAATATTCTATTAAACTATACAAAATATTCAATCAAGTGTTAGGCATATTCGTTTTGTTTAACGGAATATTCTTCTAATTTCAATATTTCTGTAACGGTaggaatttaatttcaaaatctaatATGGTACAGGGATtcaatttgaaagaaaaaaaatataaggacctaattaaaaattcagtAAAACTATAAGgactaatagagtaattaaactttaatttttttaatcacatctaagtaaattattcTTAATTGCATTAtgtttattctaaataaattaattttactcTTTATCACATCACTTTCATTCtaagtaaatttattttttattaacagtaaaattaaaaaataaattgaataattatctatcgtaaaaaaattgatattattaaagaataaaattaaaatttatttcaaaattaataataaattttactcTTTATCACATCACTTTCATTCtaagtaaatttattttttattaacagtaaaattaaaaaataaatttatctatCGTCTATcgtaaaaaaattgatattattaaagaataaaattaaaatttatttcaaaattaataataaaatttaattaaatcaaaTATTAAAAAAGTACNNNNNNNNNNNNNNNNNNNNNNNNNNNNNNNNNNNNNNNNNNNNNNNNNNNNNNNNNNNNNNNNNNNNNNNNNNNNNNNNNNNNNNNNNNNNNNNNNNNNNNNNNNNNNNNNNNNNNNNNNNNNNNNNNNNNNNNNNNNNNNNNNNNNNNNNNNNNNNNNNNNNNNNNNNNNNNNNNNNNNNNNNNNNNNNNNNNNNNNNNNNNNNNNNNNNNNNNNNNNNNNNNNNNNNNNNNNNNNNNNNNNNNNNNNNNNNNNNNNNNNNNNNNNNNNNNNNNNNNNNNNNNNNNNNNNNNNNNNNNNNNNNNNNNNNNNNNNNNNNNNNNNNNNNNNNNNNNNNNNNNNNNNNNNNATAgttttttttcaaaaagtttatcTATTAGCCATTCAACAAGCATGAGTAAAAATCTTGAATTTCTAATACAATTTATTCTGTTAAAATTTAttatcattttatttaatttggtaATTCTTCTAAGAATAATGTATTATTTTTGTCCTAATATTTTCATCCTATTTAAATTTCTAACATTCCAAAATTGTCTCAATGTTATCCTAACGTAAATTTTGTTAACAGATCACTATAATATTGAGACAATGTAAAATGCTAAAAacttaaatataatttaaatatttggGATAACTTTAGAAGTTATTCTTTTTttgggacaaaaataatactttatttttattttagggtaaagtattattttggCTC is a window encoding:
- the LOC110271111 gene encoding uncharacterized protein LOC110271111, with product MGEAEKERVITGGDYGLEEEKDGEFHLHLHSHSQTQTQQQPNTSLADLNMLLVFLSLIYISTDECIEEGEGEEDEDKESTHIRREKEQVPVAKACTLSRIQDKRNDPKLGRRSFPSRFQTTIRDSRHGRKM